The genomic stretch TCCCCTCGCCCCACGGATCATCATCGACATCAAAGGCAGAGCTATAGCCCTTCCCCATCTCCCATCGCAGGCGACGAGGAAGAAGAACGTCGAGGGCCTCTATCCCGAGTAGTGCTGGACATACCCCTTCCCGTTGGATTAAAAAAGCCTCTTCCTCTGGGTACATACGATGGCACATCGGACCCGGACGAGCACATTGAAAAATGTGACGAGAGAGAAGGGTGAGGATTGGTTTGAAAAAGGATAGGAAAAGAAGTGACGAAAGGGAAAGATGATGGTTtgaacagagagagagagagagagggagaataCCCGAGTAAAACATGAATTCcaattgaaaaaatgaaaaaattctgGCACACGTCTAAAAGATATTAGTTGATTGGACAATTTTGAATGAAGTAGTAAACTACACCTAAGaacatttttaataatttaatttgtatgaaAGGATAAATTTGGGTTAGCTTAAACATCTTCCAATTTTAATTAGTTAGTTGACTAAAGTTAATAccattccgctccattccattccactcttttccatcaatccaaacataccctaaagtctttatgtttaattttattaaataaaaattaatttaataataaaaaaaaaagcaagaTAGAAGAGGACGAAAATACCCCTATTCACGAAGAATAATTCCCGTGTTCTAAATTCTAATATGCCATTTCATCTCAGTCGAAATCGACTCTCTCGTTTACTTCCTCTGCTCCAACTCAACCTTCACCTCGCTTCGGTGAGTAACTCATCTTCCAATTCTCCCCAAAATCCATGCATGTCTAACAAAaaccatttcaatttcaaaaggGAAACAAATAATCATAATCTGAATTCAAAATTAATTTCCACTGCCATATTGAACCCTCAAACAACACTACTAGTTCTTTTAGATCATTTGTGTTGTTTGTTTTTACCTGCATTTGCTCCCtctttgaaaattttgcagaccTAAGCAAGTTTTCGCAATGTCTGACAAAGGAGGAAAGGCTGGTTCTCTCTTAAGCAAAGGTACTCAAAATTGGACATTCATTTCACTTTTTGAGTTTTGGGTATTTTTTCCAATTTGCTTTGTTAGGGTTTAATTTTCTGTTAGGTTGTTCTATTAGGGTTAAATTGTTTTTGTATAAGTTATCAGCTGttttcataagctataagctatcttGGAGAATGAGCATTTGGTTGTTTTTTTCTTGGTAGGATCCCTAAAGGGGAAAGACGATAGTGCAACAAAATCAGCAAAGGCAAGGAAGGTTCAGTTTGCCAAAGAAGGTTAGCATTATTATTCTATTATCTTTGTACTTCTTCTAACTGGAGTATACAAGCTGCTTAGAATGATGATTTGAGTTACTGATCGTGTTTACAACTAGTTGTGTGATCTCTTCCTGAAAGTATTGCTTGGTTGTATATAGGTCCATTTGAATCTGTACTAAACGGTCAAAAATCTGGTGGAAAAGGTATGATTGTAATTTCTGAAGTTATTGTTATCTTGATTATTTTAGTGACTCCGTAATGTGGCACATATTCGTTAGTCTTTCAATTGATTGATCATTTTTTACCCTAGCTTTCTGAATCATGATTcttttttcctgatttttctttttctttttttttttcttcctatTTTCTAGCTGATTTTGGTAGAGGAAAAGGAGATAAGTTTGCAAATGGTGGAAAGAGTTCTGCAGCAAAAGACCCACATCAATTTGAACATAGAGTTGATCAAGGTTGGTGCTTGCATACATTATCTCTTGTTTGCTTTTACTATGAATTTATGTAAATCGTTCTCCCTCCATCCCATATTGTATGATGTTTAAGGTAGTGGTGCTATCTcttaagagaaaaaatagtgcggtatTATAAGGATAAGGGTATATGTGAACAAAGTTATTTAATACTTCATTGGAGATGGAAAACCACAATCAAATTTGGACAATATAGGATGGAgggaatataatatattattaatttgtaGCTTTTTGTTCACATTGTGATTTAGCCATTTAGGTTGCATTACATCATTATATGAAATCAATGTTGTTAAATGGCCGTGCCATGAATGCACTATAGGCCATAATGGCATGTTTAAATGGCGTTTTTTCATAACCTCAGGAAATTTGTGAAGGAATGCTGTCTGCCATGACGGCACCATATGCCGCAATGGCATGTTTATATGGTGGATTTTTGGCCTTCTGCCTCCCCTCATCTACAACACTGCATGAAACCTAAATTTATCTCATATTAAACCTGAAATTTTCTTAGTGATATCAACAGCATTAATTCTCCCTGAATGACATTTGCAGAACTTCCTGACAATATCAAATGCCTGATGGACTGCGAGGCTGCAGTTTTGTTACAAGGAATTCAAGATCGTATGGTTTCGTTATCTAGAGATCCAGCTATGAAAATGCCTGCGTAAGAGAGACGCTAAGATTCTTTCCTATTGAAAAGAATGCATGCTTTTTTTAAGGTTTGTTATTAGCATTGAAGATTCATTTCTCTGATCCCAACTTTCTTCTTTATTTTCCGTTGTAGATCATTTGACAAGGGACTACACTATGCCAAAAGCAGCAACAAGCATTCAAATCCTGAGTTTGCTAGACTCACTCTTGAGTatcctttattttttgtttgcTGAATGTTTATACTTTATACATCCGTGTGCTGTCGGTGCGTGGGTTTGTTTGCATGGATAAGTTacaatattgttatgttttttaTATCCCTTCTCTCTAAATCCCCATAAagttcttctcttgactcaaataTTAGGCCTCTACTGAATCATGGTCTCACTGAGAGCGAGGTATCAGTTTTATTCTAACTTCCTTTGTTTTTACCATATTATGTTGCTTTCTTGATATCATTATCCCCTGCAGATATGTGTGATTTCTAATGCATACCCAGAAACTGCTGATGAAGTTTTTGCTCTCCTCCCATCACTTAAGGTATGATGACACGAGGCATTTTGTGTTACTTTCATTTAAATCATTAACGGTGGCTGCATGGTTTTTGGTACTGAAGGCCTTATTGGCAAATAAATTACAATTTCTCCAACTAGTTTGTTGCCTATTGCATCTATTAAGAGACTCACATTTGATGAGATATGATAAGAAAATGTGTTCTTAAGTGGGAGAAAttcctcaccttacaagccgattttgtaaggttgagttaaGCCTAGCTCATTTTAAAATGGTATCAAAATGGAGTAATATCTGAAGGGCCACCTATTGTCAGACCACTCTTGTCACACCCTAGATGTTCAGTTGTGGGTTAAGTGGGGTTGTTAGGACTTTTAAGAATGTGGAGACATTTATCTTTATCACCTTATTGGTCAGTTTCCTAAGAATGAGTTAGATTCATTATTAAAGCTTGAATTATATCCCTTAGTTGGATTGGTGTCCATTTTAATGTCATTACAGGACCTATTGGATTTTCTATTTGCTTAAACATCTTCTGAGGTTTTTAAATCCTTCTTGTCAAGAAGACAccctaataaaaaagaaaataatatgctAATAGGATCTTACC from Vicia villosa cultivar HV-30 ecotype Madison, WI linkage group LG4, Vvil1.0, whole genome shotgun sequence encodes the following:
- the LOC131599825 gene encoding DNA-directed RNA polymerases IV and V subunit 4-like, which produces MSDKGGKAGSLLSKGSLKGKDDSATKSAKARKVQFAKEGPFESVLNGQKSGGKADFGRGKGDKFANGGKSSAAKDPHQFEHRVDQELPDNIKCLMDCEAAVLLQGIQDRMVSLSRDPAMKMPASFDKGLHYAKSSNKHSNPEFARLTLEPLLNHGLTESEICVISNAYPETADEVFALLPSLKGKRGINSLPIEESLSELAKFKQTM